One region of Phragmites australis chromosome 18, lpPhrAust1.1, whole genome shotgun sequence genomic DNA includes:
- the LOC133898991 gene encoding lysine histidine transporter 1-like, which yields MGTQAPQNYPPAKDGRTAKEKAIDDWLPITSSRNAKWWYSAFHNVTAMVGAGVLSLPYAMSELGWGPGIAVLILSWIITLYTLWQMVEMHEMVPGKRFDRYHELGQHAFGEKLGLWIVVPQQLVVEVGVNIVYMVTGGKSLKKFHDVICDGKCKDIKTTYFIMIFASVHFVLSQLPNFNSISGVSLAAAVMSLSYSTIAWGASVEKGRVENVDYHLRATTTPGKVLNFFSALGDVAFAYAGHNVVLEIQATIPSTPEKPSKKPMWKGVIVAYIVVAICYFPVALIGYWAFGNNVDDNILITLSKPKWLIALANMMVVIHVIGSYQIYAMPVFDMIETVLVKKLRFPPGLTLRLIARSVYVAFTMFIAITFPFFGGLLGFFGGFAFAPTTYFLPCIMWLAIYKPKRFSLSWFTNWICIILGVLLMILSPIGGLRQIIVQAKTYQFYS from the exons ATGGGGACGCAAGCGCCGCAGAACTACCCTCCTGCCAAG GATGGAAGGACCGCTAAGGAGAAGGCGATCGACGACTGGCTTCCGATCACCTCGTCGAGGAACGCCAAGTGGTGGTACTCCGCCTTCCACAATGTCACCGCCATGGTCGGTGCCGGCGTGCTCAGCCTTCCCTACGCCATGTCTGAGCTCGGATG GGGTCCTGGCATCGCCGTGCTGATCTTGTCATGGATCATCACGCTGTACACGCTGTGGCAGATGGTGGAGATGCACGAGATGGTGCCGGGAAAGCGGTTCGACCGGTACCACGAGCTCGGGCAGCACGCGTTCGGCGAGAAGCTGGGGCTGTGGATCGTCGTGCCGCAGCAGCTGGTGGTGGAGGTCGGCGTGAACATCGTGTACATGGTCACCGGCGGCAAGTCCCTGAAGAAGTTCCACGACGTGATCTGCGACGGCAAGTGCAAAGACATCAAGACCACCTACTTCATCATGATCTTCGCCTCCGTCCACTTCGTCCTCTCCCAGCTCCCCAACTTCAACTCCATCTCCGGCgtctccctcgccgccgccgtcatgTCGCTCAG CTACTCGACGATCGCTTGGGGCGCATCGGTGGAGAAGGGGAGGGTGGAGAACGTGGACTACCACCTGCGTGCGACGACAACGCCGGGGAAGGTGCTGAACTTCTTCAGCGCACTGGGCGATGTCGCGTTCGCTTACGCGGGGCACAATGTGGTGCTGGAGATCCAGGCCACCATCCCGTCAACGCCGGAGAAGCCATCCAAGAAGCCCATGTGGAAGGGTGTCATCGTCGCCTACATCGTCGTTGCTATTTGCTACTTCCCCGTCGCGCTCATCGGATACTGGGCCTTCGGTAACAATGTCGATGACAACATCCTCATCACCCTCTCCAAGCCCAAGTGGCTCATCGCCCTCGCCAACATGATGGTCGTCATCCATGTCATTGGCAGCTACCAG ATTTATGCGATGCCGGTGTTCGACATGATAGAGACGGTGCTGGTGAAGAAGCTGCGCTTCCCACCCGGCCTCACGCTTCGTTTGATTGCCCGGAGTGTCTATGTTG CATTCACAATGTTCATAGCCATCACCTTCCCCTTCTTCGGTGGATTGCTCGGCTTCTTCGGTGGATTCGCCTTTGCGCCAACAACTTATTTC CTTCCCTGCATCATGTGGCTGGCAATCTACAAGCCCAAAAGGTTCAGCCTCTCATGGTTCACCAACTGG ATCTGCATTATTCTTGGAGTGCTGCTGATGATACTGTCGCCGATTGGAGGACTTCGGCAGATCATCGTACAAGCTAAGACATACCAATTCTACTCGTAA
- the LOC133899606 gene encoding lysine histidine transporter 1-like isoform X1 — protein sequence MGTQAPENYAPANSQDGRSAQEKSIENWLPINSSRNAKWWYSAFHNVTAMVGAGVLGLPYAMSELGWGPGIAVLILSWIITLYTLWQMVEMHEMVPGKRFDRYHELGQHAFGEKLGLWIVVPQQLVVEVGVNIVYMVTGGNSLKKFHDVICDDKCKNIKLTYFIMIFASVHFVLSQLPDFNSISGVSLAAAVMSLSYSTIAWGTSVDKGKLAAVDYSLRATTTPGKVFGFFGALGNVAFAYAGHNVVLEIQATIPSTPEKPSKKPMWRGVVVAYIVVALCYFPVSLVGYWAFGNQVDDDILVTLSKPRWLIAVANMMVVIHVIGSYQIYAMPVFDMIETVLVKKLRLPPGLTLRLISRSVYVAFTMFVAITFPFFDGLLSFFGGFAFAPTTYFLPCIMWLAIYKPKRFSLSWFTNWICIVIGVLLMVLAPIGGLRNIVIKAKTYKFYQ from the exons ATGGGGACGCAAGCACCCGAGAACTACGCACCTGCCAAC TCGCAGGATGGAAGGAGCGCGCAGGAGAAGTCGATCGAGAATTGGCTTCCGATCAACTCGTCGAGGAACGCCAAGTGGTGGTACTCCGCCTTCCACAATGTCACCGCCATGGTCGGCGCCGGCGTGCTCGGCCTTCCCTACGCCATGTCTGAGCTCGGCTG GGGCCCCGGCATCGCGGTGCTGATCTTGTCATGGATCATCACGCTGTACACGCTGTGGCAGATGGTGGAGATGCACGAGATGGTGCCGGGCAAGCGGTTCGACCGGTACCACGAGCTCGGGCAGCACGCGTTCGGCGAGAAGCTGGGGCTATGGATCGTCGTGCCGCAGCAGCTGGTGGTGGAGGTCGGCGTGAATATCGTCTACATGGTCACCGGCGGCAACTCCTTGAAGAAGTTCCACGACGTGATCTGCGACGACAAGTGCAAGAACATCAAGCTCACCTACTTCATCATGATCTTCGCCTCCGTCCACTTTGTCCTCTCCCAGCTCCCCGACTTCAACTCCATCTCCGGCgtctccctcgccgccgccgtcatgTCACTCAG TTACTCCACAATCGCGTGGGGCACATCGGTGGACAAGGGGAAGCTGGCCGCCGTGGACTACAGCCTGCGCGCGACCACGACGCCGGGGAAGGTGTTCGGCTTCTTCGGGGCGCTAGGGAACGTGGCGTTCGCGTATGCGGGGCACAACGTGGTGCTGGAGATCCAGGCAACCATCCCGTCGACGCCGGAGAAGCCTTCCAAGAAGCCCATGTGGAGGGGCGTCGTCGTCGCCTACATCGTCGTCGCGTTGTGCTACTTCCCCGTCTCGCTCGTCGGGTATTGGGCCTTCGGCAACCAAGTCGATGACGACATCCTCGTCACACTCTCCAAGCCCAGGTGGCTCATCGCCGTCGCCAACATGATGGTCGTCATCCATGTCATTGGCAGCTACCAG ATTTACGCGATGCCGGTGTTCGACATGATAGAGACGGTGCTGGTGAAGAAGTTACGCCTTCCTCCAGGCCTGACGCTCCGTCTGATTTCCCGGAGTGTCTATGTTG CGTTCACAATGTTCGTAGCCATCACTTTCCCCTTCTTCGATGGATTGCTCAGTTTCTTCGGTGGATTCGCCTTCGCACCGACAACTTATTTC CTTCCCTGCATCATGTGGCTTGCAATCTACAAGCCCAAAAGGTTCAGCCTCTCGTGGTTCACCAACTGG ATCTGCATTGTTATTGGAGTTCTGCTGATGGTACTGGCGCCGATTGGAGGACTTCGGAACATCGTCATAAAAGCCAAGACATACAAATTCTACCAGTAA
- the LOC133899606 gene encoding lysine histidine transporter 1-like isoform X2: MGTQAPENYAPANDGRSAQEKSIENWLPINSSRNAKWWYSAFHNVTAMVGAGVLGLPYAMSELGWGPGIAVLILSWIITLYTLWQMVEMHEMVPGKRFDRYHELGQHAFGEKLGLWIVVPQQLVVEVGVNIVYMVTGGNSLKKFHDVICDDKCKNIKLTYFIMIFASVHFVLSQLPDFNSISGVSLAAAVMSLSYSTIAWGTSVDKGKLAAVDYSLRATTTPGKVFGFFGALGNVAFAYAGHNVVLEIQATIPSTPEKPSKKPMWRGVVVAYIVVALCYFPVSLVGYWAFGNQVDDDILVTLSKPRWLIAVANMMVVIHVIGSYQIYAMPVFDMIETVLVKKLRLPPGLTLRLISRSVYVAFTMFVAITFPFFDGLLSFFGGFAFAPTTYFLPCIMWLAIYKPKRFSLSWFTNWICIVIGVLLMVLAPIGGLRNIVIKAKTYKFYQ; the protein is encoded by the exons ATGGGGACGCAAGCACCCGAGAACTACGCACCTGCCAAC GATGGAAGGAGCGCGCAGGAGAAGTCGATCGAGAATTGGCTTCCGATCAACTCGTCGAGGAACGCCAAGTGGTGGTACTCCGCCTTCCACAATGTCACCGCCATGGTCGGCGCCGGCGTGCTCGGCCTTCCCTACGCCATGTCTGAGCTCGGCTG GGGCCCCGGCATCGCGGTGCTGATCTTGTCATGGATCATCACGCTGTACACGCTGTGGCAGATGGTGGAGATGCACGAGATGGTGCCGGGCAAGCGGTTCGACCGGTACCACGAGCTCGGGCAGCACGCGTTCGGCGAGAAGCTGGGGCTATGGATCGTCGTGCCGCAGCAGCTGGTGGTGGAGGTCGGCGTGAATATCGTCTACATGGTCACCGGCGGCAACTCCTTGAAGAAGTTCCACGACGTGATCTGCGACGACAAGTGCAAGAACATCAAGCTCACCTACTTCATCATGATCTTCGCCTCCGTCCACTTTGTCCTCTCCCAGCTCCCCGACTTCAACTCCATCTCCGGCgtctccctcgccgccgccgtcatgTCACTCAG TTACTCCACAATCGCGTGGGGCACATCGGTGGACAAGGGGAAGCTGGCCGCCGTGGACTACAGCCTGCGCGCGACCACGACGCCGGGGAAGGTGTTCGGCTTCTTCGGGGCGCTAGGGAACGTGGCGTTCGCGTATGCGGGGCACAACGTGGTGCTGGAGATCCAGGCAACCATCCCGTCGACGCCGGAGAAGCCTTCCAAGAAGCCCATGTGGAGGGGCGTCGTCGTCGCCTACATCGTCGTCGCGTTGTGCTACTTCCCCGTCTCGCTCGTCGGGTATTGGGCCTTCGGCAACCAAGTCGATGACGACATCCTCGTCACACTCTCCAAGCCCAGGTGGCTCATCGCCGTCGCCAACATGATGGTCGTCATCCATGTCATTGGCAGCTACCAG ATTTACGCGATGCCGGTGTTCGACATGATAGAGACGGTGCTGGTGAAGAAGTTACGCCTTCCTCCAGGCCTGACGCTCCGTCTGATTTCCCGGAGTGTCTATGTTG CGTTCACAATGTTCGTAGCCATCACTTTCCCCTTCTTCGATGGATTGCTCAGTTTCTTCGGTGGATTCGCCTTCGCACCGACAACTTATTTC CTTCCCTGCATCATGTGGCTTGCAATCTACAAGCCCAAAAGGTTCAGCCTCTCGTGGTTCACCAACTGG ATCTGCATTGTTATTGGAGTTCTGCTGATGGTACTGGCGCCGATTGGAGGACTTCGGAACATCGTCATAAAAGCCAAGACATACAAATTCTACCAGTAA
- the LOC133898721 gene encoding transcription factor GTE9-like isoform X2 produces MMGKTHRFSKGHPLGFVPDYRHGVETAGESKRLGSPARIDSGSSCAPTKRKCVSMNTEEGEGAPGFNVPREVFSLPRMTAMDKKDLEMRLREELAQVRALQNRLFSRGAAVSMNGGVASAPGGDVHPKKKVEKLKWSNSVQSDRRVPPSLAPPVVSSTDYTASFKQCANLLKFLMTHKWSGPFLAPVDVVKLKLPDYFDIVKEPMDLGTIQKRLNAGMYSTPWDFAADVRLTFSNAMAYNPANNYVHVMATSLNKNFESRWKFIEKKLPQSDEKPPVREKLPQPDEKPPVRFIEKKPTKKNATKRDAIEKEHPTEKKPSRKSASKKDIFQKEDVVDNPVLQPKKRKTSPLVQDTPVAEAVVPIGKGTMTNEQKYDLSARLQSYGALIPDHVVEFIRSHAHDCDANEDELELDMDVLSDDILFEIQKLLDDYDKVNQSRNLAKEDTDEVESRSQYELINPSVHHEEGNELVDEDVDIGENDLPVSNLPPVVFEDETADRSSKHSTSSSSSDSESSSTDSSSSSGSDLDVKALQQNSGVKEKFLPVDHLDQEKDSLNTLSLPEQSTDPISVSADGEGENVSEKQVSPGKQIRAALLRSRFADTILKAREKALDQVTKKDPEKLRRKREELERLQREERARLQAEAKAADDARKRAEAAAAAEAAAEAKRQRELEREAARKALQEMERTVEINEGSLFLKDLEMLGSASGEQIPSSVGGRSPTHMPEALGFQLGGNPLEKLGLYMKNDEEDEEGDFTDEPVVDVEEGEID; encoded by the exons ATGATGGGGAAGACGCACAGGTTCTCGAAGGGGCACCCGCTCGGCTTCGTGCCGGATTATCGGCATGGGGTGGAGACAGCGGGGGAGTCAAAGAGGCTTGGGAGCCCGGCCCGGATTGACTCAGGGAGCTCCTGCGCACCCACGAAAAGGAAATGCGTCAGCATGAATACGGAGGAGGGGGAAGGGGCTCCGGGCTTCAATGTGCCCCGGGAGGTCTTCTCGCTGCCGAGGATGACGGCCATGGATAAGAAAGATCTGGAGATGAGGCTCCGTGAGGAGCTTGCACAGGTGAGGGCCCTCCAGAATAGGCTGTTTTCAAGAGGGGCTGCGGTGAGCATGAATGGTGGGGTGGCGTCAGCACCCGGAGGTGATGTGCACCCTAAGAAAAAGGTTGAGAAGCTCAAGTGGAGCAATTCGGTGCAGTCGGACAGGAGAGTGCCACCATCATTGGCTCCACCTGTGGTCAGCTCTACTGACTACACAGCATCGTTTAAACAATGTGCCAACCTTCTGAAGTTCCTTATGACCCATAAGTGGTCAGGCCCGTTTCTTGCCCCAGTTGATGTTGTGAAGTTAAAACTTCCTGATTATTTTGATATAGTCAAGGAGCCCATGGATTTGGGTACGATCCAGAAAAGGTTGAATGCAGGCATGTACTCTACACCTTGGGATTTTGCTGCAGATGTGAGGCTTACTTTCAGCAATGCTATGGCTTATAACCCGGCCAATAATTATGTCCATGTAATGGCTACATCTTTGAACAAAAACTTTGAATCTCGATGGAAGTTTATTGAAAAGAAGCTTCCTCAATCAGACGAGAAGCCTCCTGTGAGGGAGAAGCTTCCTCAACCTGACGAGAAGCCTCCTGTGAGGTTTATCGAAAAGAAACCCACAAAAAAGAATGCAACTAAGAGAGATGCCATTGAGAAAGAACACCCCACTGAGAAAAAGCCCTCAAGGAAAAGTGCATCTAAGAAAGACATCTTTCAGAAAGAAGATGTGGTGGACAATCCAGTTTTGCAACCAAAGAAGAGGAAAACTTCTCCTTTGGTACAAGATACTCCAGTGGCAGAGGCTGTTGTTCCAATTGGAAAGGGAACAATGACAAATGAGCAAAAATATGATTTAAGTGCAAGACTACAATCATATGGTGCATTGATTCCAGATCATGTAGTTGAGTTCATAAGAAGTCATGCTCATGATTGTGATGCCAATGAAGATGAGTTAGAGCTTGATATGGATGTTCTCAGTGATGATATACTATTTGAAATACAGAAGCTTCTTGACGACTATGATAAGGTCAATCAGTCAAGAAACCTTGCAAAAGAGGACACCGATGAGGTTGAG TCTCGAAGTCAGTATGAGCTCATCAATCCATCGGTGCATCATGAAGAAG GCAATGAGCTCGTTGATGAAGACGTTGATATTGGGGAGAATGACCTTCCAGTTTCAAATCTTCCTCCTGTGGTATTTGAAGATGAAACAGCAGACAGAAGCAGCAAGCATAGTACATCTAGCAGTTCTAGTGACTCAGAATCATCCTCAACTG ATTCAAGTAGCTCTTCTGGAAGTGATTTGGATGTCAAAGCTCTTCAGCAAAATAGTGGGGTCAAG GAAAAATTTCTACCTGTGGATCACTTGGATCAGGAAAAGG ATTCATTGAACACGCTAAGTCTACCAGAGCAAAGTACAGATCCTATATCTGTTTCTGCTGATGGTGAGG GGGAAAATGTGTCTGAGAAGCAGGTCTCCCCTGGAAAGCAAATCCGAGCTGCCCTTCTGAGAAGCCGCTTTGCCGATACAATTCTTAAGGCTCGTGAAAAGGCCCTTGACCAG GTTACAAAAAAGGATCCTGAGAAGCTTCGACGCAAGAGGGAGGAGCTTGAGAGGTTACAAAGAGAAG AGAGAGCCCGGTTGCAAGCTGAGGCTAAAGCTGCAGATGATGCACGCAAGAGGGctgaagcagcagcagctgctgagGCTGCTGCAGAAGCTAAGCGGCAAAGAGAACTTGAGAGAGAAGCAGCTCGTAAAGCCTTGCAAGAG ATGGAGAGAACTGTAGAAATCAATGAAGGGAGCCTCTTTTTGAAAGATCTTGAAATGCTTGGAAGTGCCTCAGGTGAACAGATACCTAGCTCGGTTGGTGGAAGAAGTCCAACTCATATGCCTGAGGCTCTTGGGTTTCAATTGGGAGGCAACCCCCTAGAAAAGCTTGGATTATATATGAAaaatgatgaagaggatgaggaaggTGATTTCACAGATGAGCCAGTGGTTGATGTGGAAGAGGGCGAAATAGATTAA
- the LOC133898721 gene encoding transcription factor GTE9-like isoform X1 has protein sequence MMGKTHRFSKGHPLGFVPDYRHGVETAGESKRLGSPARIDSGSSCAPTKRKCVSMNTEEGEGAPGFNVPREVFSLPRMTAMDKKDLEMRLREELAQVRALQNRLFSRGAAVSMNGGVASAPGGDVHPKKKVEKLKWSNSVQSDRRVPPSLAPPVVSSTDYTASFKQCANLLKFLMTHKWSGPFLAPVDVVKLKLPDYFDIVKEPMDLGTIQKRLNAGMYSTPWDFAADVRLTFSNAMAYNPANNYVHVMATSLNKNFESRWKFIEKKLPQSDEKPPVREKLPQPDEKPPVRFIEKKPTKKNATKRDAIEKEHPTEKKPSRKSASKKDIFQKEDVVDNPVLQPKKRKTSPLVQDTPVAEAVVPIGKGTMTNEQKYDLSARLQSYGALIPDHVVEFIRSHAHDCDANEDELELDMDVLSDDILFEIQKLLDDYDKVNQSRNLAKEDTDEVESRSQYELINPSVHHEEGNELVDEDVDIGENDLPVSNLPPVVFEDETADRSSKHSTSSSSSDSESSSTDSDSSSSSGSDLDVKALQQNSGVKEKFLPVDHLDQEKDSLNTLSLPEQSTDPISVSADGEGENVSEKQVSPGKQIRAALLRSRFADTILKAREKALDQVTKKDPEKLRRKREELERLQREERARLQAEAKAADDARKRAEAAAAAEAAAEAKRQRELEREAARKALQEMERTVEINEGSLFLKDLEMLGSASGEQIPSSVGGRSPTHMPEALGFQLGGNPLEKLGLYMKNDEEDEEGDFTDEPVVDVEEGEID, from the exons ATGATGGGGAAGACGCACAGGTTCTCGAAGGGGCACCCGCTCGGCTTCGTGCCGGATTATCGGCATGGGGTGGAGACAGCGGGGGAGTCAAAGAGGCTTGGGAGCCCGGCCCGGATTGACTCAGGGAGCTCCTGCGCACCCACGAAAAGGAAATGCGTCAGCATGAATACGGAGGAGGGGGAAGGGGCTCCGGGCTTCAATGTGCCCCGGGAGGTCTTCTCGCTGCCGAGGATGACGGCCATGGATAAGAAAGATCTGGAGATGAGGCTCCGTGAGGAGCTTGCACAGGTGAGGGCCCTCCAGAATAGGCTGTTTTCAAGAGGGGCTGCGGTGAGCATGAATGGTGGGGTGGCGTCAGCACCCGGAGGTGATGTGCACCCTAAGAAAAAGGTTGAGAAGCTCAAGTGGAGCAATTCGGTGCAGTCGGACAGGAGAGTGCCACCATCATTGGCTCCACCTGTGGTCAGCTCTACTGACTACACAGCATCGTTTAAACAATGTGCCAACCTTCTGAAGTTCCTTATGACCCATAAGTGGTCAGGCCCGTTTCTTGCCCCAGTTGATGTTGTGAAGTTAAAACTTCCTGATTATTTTGATATAGTCAAGGAGCCCATGGATTTGGGTACGATCCAGAAAAGGTTGAATGCAGGCATGTACTCTACACCTTGGGATTTTGCTGCAGATGTGAGGCTTACTTTCAGCAATGCTATGGCTTATAACCCGGCCAATAATTATGTCCATGTAATGGCTACATCTTTGAACAAAAACTTTGAATCTCGATGGAAGTTTATTGAAAAGAAGCTTCCTCAATCAGACGAGAAGCCTCCTGTGAGGGAGAAGCTTCCTCAACCTGACGAGAAGCCTCCTGTGAGGTTTATCGAAAAGAAACCCACAAAAAAGAATGCAACTAAGAGAGATGCCATTGAGAAAGAACACCCCACTGAGAAAAAGCCCTCAAGGAAAAGTGCATCTAAGAAAGACATCTTTCAGAAAGAAGATGTGGTGGACAATCCAGTTTTGCAACCAAAGAAGAGGAAAACTTCTCCTTTGGTACAAGATACTCCAGTGGCAGAGGCTGTTGTTCCAATTGGAAAGGGAACAATGACAAATGAGCAAAAATATGATTTAAGTGCAAGACTACAATCATATGGTGCATTGATTCCAGATCATGTAGTTGAGTTCATAAGAAGTCATGCTCATGATTGTGATGCCAATGAAGATGAGTTAGAGCTTGATATGGATGTTCTCAGTGATGATATACTATTTGAAATACAGAAGCTTCTTGACGACTATGATAAGGTCAATCAGTCAAGAAACCTTGCAAAAGAGGACACCGATGAGGTTGAG TCTCGAAGTCAGTATGAGCTCATCAATCCATCGGTGCATCATGAAGAAG GCAATGAGCTCGTTGATGAAGACGTTGATATTGGGGAGAATGACCTTCCAGTTTCAAATCTTCCTCCTGTGGTATTTGAAGATGAAACAGCAGACAGAAGCAGCAAGCATAGTACATCTAGCAGTTCTAGTGACTCAGAATCATCCTCAACTG ATTCAGATTCAAGTAGCTCTTCTGGAAGTGATTTGGATGTCAAAGCTCTTCAGCAAAATAGTGGGGTCAAG GAAAAATTTCTACCTGTGGATCACTTGGATCAGGAAAAGG ATTCATTGAACACGCTAAGTCTACCAGAGCAAAGTACAGATCCTATATCTGTTTCTGCTGATGGTGAGG GGGAAAATGTGTCTGAGAAGCAGGTCTCCCCTGGAAAGCAAATCCGAGCTGCCCTTCTGAGAAGCCGCTTTGCCGATACAATTCTTAAGGCTCGTGAAAAGGCCCTTGACCAG GTTACAAAAAAGGATCCTGAGAAGCTTCGACGCAAGAGGGAGGAGCTTGAGAGGTTACAAAGAGAAG AGAGAGCCCGGTTGCAAGCTGAGGCTAAAGCTGCAGATGATGCACGCAAGAGGGctgaagcagcagcagctgctgagGCTGCTGCAGAAGCTAAGCGGCAAAGAGAACTTGAGAGAGAAGCAGCTCGTAAAGCCTTGCAAGAG ATGGAGAGAACTGTAGAAATCAATGAAGGGAGCCTCTTTTTGAAAGATCTTGAAATGCTTGGAAGTGCCTCAGGTGAACAGATACCTAGCTCGGTTGGTGGAAGAAGTCCAACTCATATGCCTGAGGCTCTTGGGTTTCAATTGGGAGGCAACCCCCTAGAAAAGCTTGGATTATATATGAAaaatgatgaagaggatgaggaaggTGATTTCACAGATGAGCCAGTGGTTGATGTGGAAGAGGGCGAAATAGATTAA
- the LOC133898829 gene encoding uncharacterized protein LOC133898829: MGDAAPPPPASGPPSFSYLAVFSNCPLVAAVLAFAIAQSIKVFTTWYKENRWDAKQLVGSGGMPSSHSATVTALAVAVGLQEGFSSSLFATAAVFASVVMYDAFGVRLHAGKQAEVLNQIVYELPSEHPLAETRPLRELLGHTPPQVVAGGVLGFAVATFTAMISGLGS; this comes from the exons ATGGGAGacgccgccccgccgccgccagcctcGGGCCCGCCCTCGTTCTCCTACCTGGCCGTGTTCTCCAACTGCCCGCTCGTCGCCGCGGTCCTCGCCTTCGCCATCGCCCAGTCCATCAAGGTCTTCACCACCTG GTACAAGGAGAACCGGTGGGACGCGAAGCAGCTGGTGGGGTCGGGCGGGATGCCGTCGTCGCACTCGGCCACCGTCACcgcgctcgccgtcgccgtcggacTGCAGGAGGGCTTCAGCAGTTCGCTCTTCGCCACTGCCGCCGTCTTTGCCTCCGTG GTGATGTATGATGCTTTTGGTGTCAGGCTACATGCAGGGAAACAAGCAGAG GTCTTGAATCAAATTGTGTATGAACTTCCATCAGAGCATCCACTGGCTGAAACAAGACCGCTACGGGAGCTCCTAGGGCACACACCACCTCAG GTTGTTGCTGGCGGGGTGCTTGGATTTGCAGTAGCCACATTTACAGCGATGATATCTGGCCTTGGCAGTTGA